One segment of Prosthecobacter debontii DNA contains the following:
- a CDS encoding winged helix-turn-helix transcriptional regulator yields the protein MPSRSSAASSSASSPRRSPCPVACSLDIFGDRWSLLIIRDLLLGRSRFKDFTASPEGIPTNILSDRLEKLQAHGILTHVPVPEGGKRLAYALTDKGQALRPILRAMREWGLQWEPGTEAKMVPQH from the coding sequence ATGCCTTCCCGCTCAAGCGCCGCCTCCTCATCGGCTTCCAGCCCACGTCGTTCCCCCTGCCCGGTGGCATGCTCGCTGGATATCTTTGGTGATCGTTGGTCACTCCTGATCATCCGAGATCTTCTGTTAGGCCGATCACGTTTCAAAGACTTCACCGCCTCCCCGGAAGGCATTCCCACCAACATCCTGAGTGATCGTCTGGAGAAGCTCCAAGCCCATGGCATCCTCACCCACGTGCCCGTGCCTGAGGGCGGCAAGCGCCTAGCCTATGCACTCACCGACAAAGGCCAGGCCCTCCGCCCCATTCTCCGCGCCATGAGGGAGTGGGGCTTACAGTGGGAGCCTGGCACTGAGGCCAAGATGGTGCCTCAGCACTAA
- the proB gene encoding glutamate 5-kinase, which produces MSFSAPKRIVLKFGTGILTKVHAPEPDPVQLRKLMEAVALLKADGHSVVVVSSGAVASGLKPIELNERPTDMTTLQALAAVGQPHLMHAYENLLRDHGLHVAQLLVTHEDLENYDRARRVKTTLERLLEFPQIVPVINENDSVAIEELRFGDNDKLSSRVARLWGADLLMLLTSAPGLLKDINRPEDGPISHVDDVDLVIHHAQEEKTKLGTGGMISKLRAVQDAVNGGVDCIIASGRHAEQIPAVVKGGGICTRFAARK; this is translated from the coding sequence ATGTCTTTCTCAGCACCTAAGCGTATTGTCCTGAAGTTCGGCACCGGCATTCTCACGAAAGTGCATGCGCCAGAACCGGATCCTGTGCAGTTGCGCAAGTTGATGGAAGCCGTGGCCCTCTTAAAAGCGGATGGTCACAGTGTGGTGGTGGTTAGTAGCGGTGCCGTGGCTTCGGGTCTAAAACCCATCGAATTGAACGAGCGGCCGACGGATATGACGACGTTGCAGGCCTTGGCAGCAGTCGGGCAGCCTCATCTCATGCACGCTTATGAGAATTTGTTGAGGGACCATGGTCTGCATGTCGCTCAACTGTTGGTCACCCATGAAGATCTGGAGAATTATGATCGTGCACGCCGGGTTAAAACTACCCTTGAGCGCTTGCTTGAATTCCCTCAAATCGTGCCTGTGATCAATGAAAACGACAGCGTGGCCATTGAAGAACTTCGCTTTGGAGACAATGACAAGCTGTCTTCTCGAGTTGCTCGCCTCTGGGGGGCAGATTTGCTGATGCTGCTAACCAGCGCGCCAGGCTTGCTGAAAGACATCAATCGCCCTGAAGATGGCCCCATTTCTCATGTGGATGATGTGGATCTAGTCATTCATCATGCCCAGGAAGAAAAAACGAAATTGGGCACTGGCGGCATGATTTCGAAACTTCGTGCGGTGCAAGACGCCGTCAATGGAGGGGTGGATTGCATCATTGCCAGCGGCCGTCACGCGGAACAAATTCCAGCTGTCGTGAAGGGCGGGGGCATTTGCACCCGTTTTGCAGCACGGAAGTGA
- a CDS encoding DinB family protein — protein sequence MLVRWFFRGYVWGGSVSAFTTRFEEERQRVRELISVCDEALGDRQVLIPRPRGLEDSSRHWSVWMTLEHLRLIHESLRKVMLALSRGVSLEGKASTAAVKPPVGITSSVIPVYEASCDALISTAQQIKSLKTELKFAHPWFGPLDAYGWYAMAPFHLRLHRAQIQTILKRSRMV from the coding sequence ATGCTCGTGAGATGGTTCTTCCGTGGCTATGTCTGGGGTGGCAGCGTTTCTGCCTTCACGACACGGTTTGAAGAAGAACGGCAGCGGGTTAGGGAGCTCATCTCCGTGTGTGACGAGGCCTTGGGCGACAGGCAGGTGCTCATCCCACGCCCGCGTGGTTTGGAGGACAGTAGCCGCCACTGGTCTGTCTGGATGACGTTGGAGCACCTACGTCTGATCCATGAATCTCTGCGCAAGGTGATGTTGGCTCTTAGCCGAGGCGTGAGTCTGGAAGGAAAGGCCAGCACGGCTGCGGTGAAACCTCCTGTCGGAATCACGTCCTCAGTCATTCCGGTTTATGAAGCCTCCTGCGACGCGTTGATCTCCACGGCACAGCAGATAAAGAGCCTGAAGACGGAGCTGAAATTTGCGCATCCGTGGTTTGGGCCTCTGGATGCTTATGGCTGGTATGCCATGGCTCCCTTTCATCTCCGTCTCCACCGCGCTCAGATCCAGACCATTTTGAAAAGGAGTCGGATGGTATAA